From one Ferrovibrio sp. MS7 genomic stretch:
- a CDS encoding DUF4167 domain-containing protein: MNKNRQRGGRPQGRRPHGGGGGGGGNNGGMNSNNAHRNFDSNGPDVKIRGTASHIFERYCQLARDANSSGDRVQAESFLQHAEHYYRIMLAQGVAPAQRAANAANGPQQNGNGNGQPHQQQPQQQAGGAPFSEGEPQPSLEMELEQVLESAPREGQGETEAREDASQQH; the protein is encoded by the coding sequence GTGAATAAAAATCGTCAACGCGGTGGCCGTCCCCAAGGCCGTCGTCCCCATGGTGGTGGCGGCGGCGGCGGTGGCAACAACGGCGGCATGAACAGCAACAATGCGCACCGCAATTTCGACAGCAATGGCCCGGACGTAAAGATCCGTGGCACTGCCAGCCATATCTTCGAACGCTATTGCCAGCTCGCCCGCGACGCCAATTCCTCCGGCGACCGCGTGCAGGCGGAAAGCTTCCTGCAGCATGCGGAACACTATTACCGCATCATGCTGGCCCAAGGCGTGGCCCCGGCGCAGCGCGCCGCCAATGCCGCCAATGGCCCGCAGCAGAACGGCAATGGTAACGGCCAGCCGCACCAGCAGCAGCCGCAGCAGCAGGCTGGTGGCGCTCCCTTCTCCGAAGGCGAGCCGCAGCCCAGCCTGGAAATGGAGCTGGAGCAGGTGCTGGAAAGCGCCCCCCGCGAAGGCCAGGGCGAGACCGAGGCCCGCGAGGATGCCTCGCAGCAGCACTGA
- a CDS encoding flagellar hook protein FlgE — MTISGALQTAITGLNGQSTAIGFISDNVANATTNGYKKVESRFATLVTQSSAQANTHSPGGALNSPFFANNAQGAIQQVNSTTSVAVSGQGFIPVSKKTGIDSNTGLPTFETTSYFTRVGDFIQNEDGYLVNSSGYFLRGFAITEDPTTGALTTSATPTEVRVSNLLDSPVATTSVEYSANLPSNVLDSTGALPVTLPTSSIQIFDALGNPQTLELDWTRTATNSWDLTVNAANSTPATYGPITVTFGGTIGATTVTPGTISDMTTADGNITLVAPAAVGDNANFTLAMDFGSGAQAVGIDFGSYGETIGTTQFAGTTLSLNDFSQNGVPRGNFKSLAIDNNGQVSVTFDNGNVKPFYQLQLAKFRDPTELDRVDGNAFLETPGSGSPVLTQVGGSGVGNLVSAAIEQSNVDIAEEFSKMIVAQRAYSANARLITVADELLQETINIRR, encoded by the coding sequence ATGACGATCAGTGGCGCTTTGCAAACCGCGATTACCGGCCTGAACGGCCAGTCGACCGCGATTGGCTTCATCTCCGACAACGTCGCCAACGCGACCACCAATGGCTACAAGAAGGTGGAATCGCGCTTCGCCACGCTGGTCACCCAGTCGTCTGCCCAGGCCAACACCCACTCGCCGGGCGGTGCGCTGAACTCTCCCTTCTTCGCCAACAATGCCCAGGGCGCCATCCAGCAGGTGAATTCCACCACCTCTGTCGCGGTGTCGGGCCAGGGCTTCATCCCGGTATCGAAGAAGACCGGCATCGACTCGAATACGGGCCTGCCGACCTTCGAAACCACTTCCTACTTCACCCGCGTGGGTGACTTCATCCAGAACGAGGATGGCTACCTGGTCAATTCCTCGGGCTACTTCCTGCGCGGCTTCGCCATCACCGAGGATCCGACTACCGGTGCGCTGACCACCTCTGCGACGCCGACCGAGGTGCGCGTCTCCAACCTGCTCGACAGCCCGGTGGCCACCACCTCGGTGGAATACTCGGCCAACCTGCCCTCCAACGTGCTGGACTCCACCGGCGCGCTGCCGGTGACGTTGCCGACCAGCTCGATCCAGATCTTTGACGCACTCGGCAACCCGCAGACGCTGGAACTGGACTGGACCCGCACCGCCACCAATAGCTGGGACCTGACGGTCAACGCCGCCAACTCCACGCCGGCTACCTATGGCCCGATCACCGTGACCTTCGGCGGCACCATCGGCGCCACCACCGTGACCCCCGGCACCATCTCCGACATGACCACCGCTGACGGCAACATCACCCTGGTGGCCCCGGCCGCCGTGGGCGACAATGCCAACTTCACCCTGGCGATGGATTTCGGCTCCGGCGCCCAGGCGGTCGGCATCGACTTCGGTTCCTATGGCGAAACCATCGGCACCACGCAGTTCGCCGGCACCACCCTGAGCCTGAACGACTTCAGCCAGAACGGCGTGCCGCGCGGCAACTTCAAGAGCCTGGCGATCGACAATAACGGCCAGGTCTCGGTGACCTTCGACAACGGCAACGTGAAGCCCTTCTACCAGCTTCAGCTCGCCAAGTTCCGCGATCCGACCGAGCTTGACCGCGTGGATGGCAACGCCTTCCTCGAAACCCCCGGTTCCGGTTCGCCGGTGCTGACCCAGGTGGGCGGCTCTGGCGTCGGCAATCTGGTTTCCGCCGCCATCGAACAGTCCAACGTCGATATCGCGGAGGAATTCTCCAAGATGATCGTTGCCCAGCGCGCCTACTCGGCCAACGCCCGCCTGATCACGGTGGCCGACGAACTGCTGCAGGAAACGATCAATATCCGCCGCTAA
- the flgK gene encoding flagellar hook-associated protein FlgK has product MSLTAALSSSVAALGTLQQQTRLLSANVANAQNPDYTRKVATLTTPAIDGLPGSPLISQISRVAAPEVQQDLYTARADYGRTGTQKTLTADLAEILDATITTGEQPAMARLLSQFEAAWKNLEANPENSDLANEVIRRGQDVAVYINQLNAKQTQLRTRADDAVQTSVNTLNDASVQIQKLNVQIASALGSGQPTGDLEDLRDKEVSRIAELVSIRTLTNDRGEMTVYTEAGVQITGTIAQQFTYTPSSTGSAGTITYQGATTSLNGGFLNGSIRAALDYLDPSTTAVSSSDPNLGTLAKYVNQLDAIAYNLVTIVNNAYNAAEAAIPAPVPPEGTDFFTFGGLTSQEAQGIAVNANLLNGTESLKVLAAGDVQQAMRNTQISAADVNRLGAESNGLTTGNLTIFGLVDNVLAYHARNAAVNAENSDSAEQIQHTMDQKLRNLTGVDIDTELANLQILQNNYAAMANVLNNITQMFDTLVNIGR; this is encoded by the coding sequence ATGTCGCTCACCGCCGCCCTGTCCTCTTCTGTCGCCGCCCTTGGCACCCTGCAGCAGCAGACCCGTCTGCTGTCGGCAAACGTCGCCAACGCGCAGAACCCGGACTACACGCGCAAGGTGGCGACGCTGACCACGCCGGCCATCGATGGCCTGCCGGGCTCGCCGCTGATCTCGCAGATCAGCCGCGTCGCGGCGCCGGAAGTGCAGCAGGATCTCTACACCGCCCGCGCCGATTACGGCCGCACCGGTACGCAGAAGACGCTGACCGCCGATCTGGCGGAAATCCTCGATGCCACCATCACCACCGGCGAACAGCCGGCGATGGCGCGTCTGTTGTCGCAATTCGAGGCTGCCTGGAAGAACCTGGAAGCCAATCCGGAAAATTCCGACCTTGCCAACGAAGTAATCCGCCGCGGCCAGGATGTGGCGGTGTACATCAATCAGCTCAACGCCAAGCAGACCCAGCTCCGCACCCGCGCCGATGACGCGGTGCAGACCTCGGTCAACACGCTGAACGATGCCTCGGTGCAGATCCAGAAGCTGAACGTGCAGATCGCCTCGGCGCTCGGTTCGGGCCAGCCGACCGGCGACCTGGAAGACCTGCGCGACAAGGAAGTGTCGCGCATCGCCGAACTGGTCAGCATCCGCACGCTGACCAATGATCGCGGCGAGATGACGGTTTATACCGAAGCCGGCGTGCAGATCACCGGCACCATCGCGCAGCAATTCACCTACACGCCCTCCTCCACCGGCTCGGCCGGCACCATCACCTATCAGGGCGCCACCACCTCGCTGAACGGCGGCTTCCTCAACGGCTCGATCCGCGCCGCGCTGGATTATCTCGATCCGAGCACGACGGCGGTCAGCTCCAGCGATCCCAATCTCGGCACGCTGGCCAAGTATGTGAACCAGCTTGATGCGATCGCCTACAACCTGGTGACCATCGTTAACAACGCCTACAACGCGGCGGAAGCCGCCATACCGGCACCCGTGCCGCCGGAAGGCACCGACTTCTTCACCTTCGGCGGCCTGACCAGCCAGGAAGCCCAGGGCATCGCGGTGAACGCGAACCTGCTGAACGGCACCGAAAGCCTGAAGGTGCTGGCCGCCGGCGACGTGCAGCAGGCGATGCGCAACACGCAGATCAGCGCCGCCGACGTCAACCGCCTCGGCGCCGAGAGCAACGGCCTGACCACCGGCAACCTCACCATCTTCGGCCTGGTCGACAATGTGCTGGCCTATCACGCGCGCAATGCCGCCGTGAATGCCGAAAATTCCGACAGCGCCGAGCAGATCCAGCACACGATGGATCAGAAGCTGCGCAACCTCACCGGCGTCGATATTGATACCGAACTCGCCAATTTGCAGATCCTGCAGAACAATTATGCCGCCATGGCCAACGTGCTGAACAACATCACCCAGATGTTCGACACGCTGGTCAATATCGGGAGGTAA
- a CDS encoding flagellin has protein sequence MVAITGSTQFARILDQTRLIRNLNQELTNQQAQFSSGRILGGLVGVSTRAQELGDLKAELQSANAYKSAVTTAQNRVRLYSITMEQLIEVATEAQDLMIKNRDSFFASTSAPTAQINVLLDRVGTFLQTKDSERYLFAGRNYGTNPVLSPLSNVVADSPAGAVPPALTVSNEGSGVGGQPLWLNVTNTDELDNYYFDTTGTNGAPEDNFISVYADDNERVQYGISATDPGIQQLVDSLTRFRSAIQDISDPTLYAQRVDDALASLRSSLQSLKTTASTNGHTEQRLVELQARHDRSVDVLKKRIGSIEDADPAETATLIKALQTSLEATYTITRDTLQLSLVNYLR, from the coding sequence ATGGTCGCTATCACTGGCTCCACCCAATTTGCCCGCATCCTCGACCAGACCCGCCTGATCCGGAACCTGAACCAGGAACTTACCAATCAGCAGGCTCAGTTTTCCTCTGGCCGCATCCTTGGCGGTCTGGTCGGCGTTTCCACTCGCGCGCAGGAACTCGGCGATCTCAAGGCGGAATTGCAGAGCGCCAACGCCTACAAGAGCGCCGTCACCACGGCGCAGAACCGCGTGCGCCTCTACTCCATCACCATGGAGCAGCTCATCGAGGTGGCTACCGAGGCGCAGGATCTGATGATCAAGAACCGCGATTCGTTCTTTGCCTCGACCTCGGCGCCAACAGCGCAGATCAACGTGCTGCTCGACCGCGTCGGCACCTTCCTGCAGACCAAGGACAGCGAACGCTACCTCTTCGCCGGCCGCAATTATGGCACCAACCCGGTGCTGTCGCCGCTTTCCAACGTGGTCGCCGACAGCCCGGCGGGCGCCGTGCCGCCGGCCCTCACGGTATCGAATGAAGGCAGCGGCGTCGGCGGCCAGCCCCTGTGGCTGAACGTCACCAACACCGACGAACTGGACAACTACTATTTCGACACGACAGGCACCAACGGTGCCCCGGAAGACAACTTCATCTCGGTCTATGCCGACGACAACGAGCGTGTGCAGTATGGCATCAGCGCCACCGATCCCGGCATCCAGCAGCTTGTCGACTCCCTGACCCGCTTCCGCTCGGCGATCCAGGATATTTCGGACCCGACGCTGTATGCCCAGCGCGTCGACGACGCCCTGGCCTCGCTCCGCAGCTCGCTGCAGAGCCTCAAGACCACCGCCTCGACCAACGGCCATACCGAGCAGCGCCTGGTGGAACTGCAGGCCCGCCATGACCGTTCCGTCGATGTGCTGAAAAAGCGCATCGGCAGCATCGAGGATGCCGACCCGGCCGAGACCGCCACCCTGATCAAGGCGCTGCAGACCTCGCTGGAAGCCACCTACACCATCACCCGCGACACCCTGCAGCTCTCGCTGGTGAATTACCTGCGGTAA
- the cysS gene encoding cysteine--tRNA ligase, with protein MAIQIYNTLSRRKEAFTPLDPNRVTMYVCGPTVYNFAHIGNARPAVAFDVLYRLLQRQYPSVVYARNVTDVDDKINNAAKAEGVPIGTITERYLAAYHADMGALGVLPPVIEPKVTQHIAAIIAMIERLIGNGHAYAADGHVLFNVPSFKEYGALSRRDRDEMIAGARIDVAPYKQDPADFVLWKPSPDDMPGWDSPWGRGRPGWHIECSAMIDRNLGSGPIDIHGGGHDLIFPHHENEIAQSTCANKGTLGGQPFARYWLHNGFVNVDAEKMSKSLGNVLLVRDLIGIAPGEAIRLALLSAHYRQPLDWTEAGMREAKAQLDRLYRTLDGLKDVAAADVAAPAAFVEALSDDLNTPKALAELHAIANAANKSVEPAERARLKGELVAAGWLLGLLQQEPAAWLQGGDADEAAAIEAAIAARKAARAAKNWAESDRIRDEWAARGILLEDKGGETTWRRA; from the coding sequence ATGGCGATCCAGATCTACAATACCCTCAGCCGCCGCAAGGAGGCCTTCACCCCGCTCGATCCGAACCGGGTGACGATGTATGTCTGCGGCCCGACGGTCTACAACTTCGCCCATATCGGCAATGCCCGGCCGGCGGTGGCCTTCGACGTGCTCTACCGCCTGCTGCAGCGGCAGTATCCGTCTGTGGTCTATGCCCGCAACGTCACCGACGTGGACGACAAGATCAACAATGCCGCCAAGGCCGAAGGCGTGCCGATCGGCACCATCACCGAGCGCTACCTCGCCGCCTACCATGCCGATATGGGCGCGCTGGGGGTGCTGCCGCCGGTGATCGAGCCGAAGGTGACGCAGCATATCGCCGCTATCATCGCCATGATCGAACGACTGATCGGCAACGGCCATGCCTATGCGGCGGATGGCCATGTGCTGTTCAATGTGCCGAGCTTCAAGGAATATGGCGCCCTGTCGCGCCGTGATCGCGACGAGATGATCGCTGGTGCCCGCATTGATGTGGCACCCTACAAGCAGGACCCGGCCGATTTCGTGCTGTGGAAGCCGTCGCCCGATGACATGCCGGGCTGGGACAGCCCCTGGGGCCGCGGCCGCCCCGGCTGGCATATCGAATGCTCGGCGATGATCGACCGCAATCTCGGCTCCGGCCCGATCGACATCCATGGCGGCGGGCACGACCTGATCTTCCCGCATCATGAAAACGAGATCGCCCAGAGCACTTGCGCCAACAAGGGCACGCTGGGCGGCCAACCCTTCGCGCGCTACTGGCTGCATAACGGCTTCGTCAATGTTGATGCCGAGAAGATGTCGAAGTCGCTCGGCAACGTGCTGCTGGTGCGCGACCTGATCGGCATTGCGCCCGGCGAAGCGATCCGCCTCGCCCTGCTCTCGGCGCATTACCGCCAGCCGCTGGATTGGACCGAGGCCGGCATGCGCGAAGCCAAGGCGCAGCTCGATCGCCTCTACCGCACGCTGGATGGCCTGAAGGATGTGGCTGCCGCCGATGTGGCGGCACCGGCGGCCTTCGTCGAGGCGCTCTCCGACGATCTCAACACGCCCAAGGCGCTGGCCGAACTGCATGCCATCGCCAATGCCGCCAACAAGTCGGTGGAGCCGGCCGAACGGGCCCGCCTGAAGGGCGAGCTGGTTGCCGCCGGTTGGCTGCTCGGCCTGCTGCAGCAGGAGCCGGCGGCTTGGCTGCAAGGCGGCGATGCCGATGAGGCTGCCGCCATCGAGGCCGCGATTGCCGCCCGCAAGGCGGCGCGCGCCGCGAAGAACTGGGCCGAAAGCGACCGCATCCGCGACGAATGGGCGGCCCGCGGTATCCTGCTCGAGGACAAAGGCGGCGAAACCACCTGGCGGCGTGCCTGA
- a CDS encoding SufE family protein, giving the protein MADIKAAQEEIVDDFSLFDDWMDRYRYLIDLGRALPPYPDELRTDEWRVKGCINRAWLHGAARDGRVYYQASSESEIVAGLIALLLKVYSGRTPREIIDNPPDFLERIGVWENITSNRINGLKGMINLIQSVAKAAA; this is encoded by the coding sequence ATGGCCGACATCAAGGCAGCGCAGGAAGAGATCGTCGACGACTTCTCGCTGTTCGACGACTGGATGGACCGCTACCGCTACCTGATTGATCTGGGCCGCGCCCTGCCGCCCTATCCGGACGAATTGCGCACCGATGAATGGCGCGTGAAGGGCTGCATCAACCGCGCCTGGCTGCATGGCGCGGCACGCGATGGCCGCGTCTATTATCAGGCCAGCAGCGAGAGCGAGATCGTCGCCGGCCTGATCGCCCTGCTGCTCAAGGTCTATTCCGGCCGCACGCCACGCGAAATCATCGACAACCCGCCGGATTTCCTGGAGCGCATTGGCGTGTGGGAGAATATCACGTCGAACCGCATCAACGGCCTCAAAGGCATGATCAATCTGATCCAGAGCGTCGCCAAGGCGGCGGCTTGA
- a CDS encoding iron-sulfur cluster assembly scaffold protein, translating to MLNALYNEKILGFAAHIGQTERLADPDATVTQQSPLCGSRITVDLKMEGDRVVGYGQLVKACALGQASASIFGQHVVGQDAATLRQLLARMRAMLKEGGPAPDAEFAGGEFTDLEVLTPVRDHKARHNAVLLPFEATVKAIDQIEAKRQAG from the coding sequence ATGCTGAATGCCCTGTATAACGAGAAAATCCTTGGATTCGCGGCACATATCGGCCAGACCGAGCGCTTGGCCGACCCCGATGCCACGGTCACCCAGCAAAGCCCGCTCTGCGGCAGCCGCATCACCGTGGACCTCAAGATGGAGGGCGACCGGGTGGTCGGCTATGGCCAGTTGGTGAAGGCCTGTGCGCTCGGCCAGGCTTCAGCCTCGATCTTCGGCCAGCATGTGGTGGGCCAGGATGCCGCCACGCTGCGGCAATTGCTGGCGCGGATGCGGGCGATGCTGAAAGAAGGCGGCCCGGCCCCCGATGCCGAATTCGCTGGCGGCGAATTCACCGATCTGGAAGTGCTGACCCCGGTGCGCGACCACAAGGCCCGTCACAATGCCGTGCTGTTGCCTTTCGAAGCCACGGTGAAGGCCATCGACCAGATCGAGGCCAAGCGCCAGGCGGGGTGA
- the hisI gene encoding phosphoribosyl-AMP cyclohydrolase: MFAKRISIEQVEEGNELAPKFDADGLLPCVTTAADTGEVLMLGYMNEEALKRTIATGEAHYYSRSRKTLWHKGATSGLVQKVVELRIDDDQDAVWLRVRIPGDASCHVGYRSCFYRSVPTGPEQSAGEAPVALTFEEKEKTFDPKAVYGDAPNPTIL; encoded by the coding sequence GTGTTCGCCAAGCGCATCAGCATCGAGCAGGTCGAAGAAGGCAACGAACTAGCGCCGAAATTCGACGCCGACGGGCTGCTGCCCTGCGTCACCACCGCCGCCGATACCGGCGAGGTGCTGATGCTCGGCTACATGAACGAGGAAGCCCTCAAGCGCACCATCGCCACCGGTGAGGCGCATTACTACAGCCGCAGCCGCAAGACCCTGTGGCACAAGGGCGCCACTTCCGGCCTGGTGCAGAAGGTGGTGGAACTGCGCATCGACGACGATCAGGATGCCGTGTGGCTGCGCGTGCGCATCCCGGGCGATGCGAGCTGCCATGTCGGCTACCGCTCCTGCTTCTACCGCTCGGTACCGACCGGCCCGGAACAGTCTGCGGGAGAGGCCCCGGTGGCCCTGACCTTCGAGGAGAAGGAAAAGACCTTCGACCCGAAGGCGGTGTATGGCGACGCGCCGAACCCGACCATCCTGTGA